acaattttcAGATCATAaggaaattcccaaaactatttgtccaatcttcacatcatgatgtcacttgtgcacatcatataagcagtttctcacttctttgaataagttgcaattgctttggtacatccatgcaaatgattatgtacaatcctctgctctttgctacattatcaattgtttatgtcatgttgatcaaaatgaattatatagttcactgtgcaatagtcttactcctcaaaacacctagtcattagttcatcgtataagtcattaactgcaaaatggttgaccaagttgtcataatgtgacaaacatatttcgctgcattgcaagaggggacattcgctgtgatgtggatgagaatttgtggcctaacatacaggaacgacaagaggtgtaggaagaccacaccaattcctactgcactgcctgtactgttggacagaatattgtcctatcttttttttccctttgtgttactgtttgcagtgggttatttctatgttggtatgacatggtctgtcaacaaattacaatatgaataaaagtgtaaatcttgtccagtctcttgcaatcaaacaaaaaaagtgtaacttccattttacaataaagtttttctcagtcgctttacaggttttctcagtcgctttagtacaattctcagatcagaatgaaattcccaaaactatttgttcaatcttcacatcatgatgtcacttgtgcacatcatataagcagtttctcacttctttgaacaagttgcaattgctttggtacatccatgcaaataattatgtacaattctctgctctttgctacattatcaactgtttatgtcatgttgatcaaaatgtattatgtagttcactgtgcaatagtcttactcctcaaaacatcTAGTCactagttcatcgtataagtcattaactgtaGAATGGTttaccaagttgtcataatgtgacaaacatatttctataCATCTCCATTatatgtttttgtctaaatctgtCCTGAATTGGTAAATTGCTCTCAGGTGACTTGACTTCCTCTAACAAAGGTGCATCTCATTGACAGTGAATAGGCaagtatatactgtatatggaAGAAGCACAACACAATGTTCTATGTCTGACAATGAAAGGACAAGGAATTGGGCGGGGTCAACAgccagagagaaaaagaagaggaagagtaGTGAGGTTGCGTGGTGGAGGAGTTAGGGGGCAAAACCGAGGAAGAGGCCGAAGACATGTATGTGTTCCTGATGAGATGCGGATGGAGTTCATTTCACGCTACTCTCCTTTCCTTACTGTAACCCTATTGAAGAATTTTTCTCAGCATGGAAATGGAAAGTTTATGATCGCCAGCCACATACACAAATGACCCTCCTGGCTGCCATGGATGCAGCgtgtgatgacatcacggcAGACGTCTGCAGAGGCTGGATAAGACACTCTAAAAGATTCTTTCcacgctgcattgcaagagaggatattcgctgtaatgtggatgagaatgtgtggcctaacatacaggaacgacaagaggtgtaggaagatcacaacaattcctactgcactgcctgcactgttgtacagaatattgtcctgtttccctttgtgttactgtttgcagtgggttttttctatgttggtatgacatggtctgccaacaaattacaaaatgaacagtaaaactgtaaatgtgaatcttgtccagtctcttgcaatcaaacaaaaaatgtgtaacttacattttacaataattgtcatcaaaactttagtcatagtttacatcagaacttCCCTCAAAAGCACATAGTTATATtaacaacatgactaagtaatttgactgtcttgttcgtagacaatgacacaaggacttgacattctgatggcactgacatgttcaatgacataaagacttagttttgagagatgaactaaagattttgagcaagttacaggcttttgcaagaaatccatagtgttttgctgtttgtacaaattgtttggagaaatgcacacacgtatttgcaaacttcaattctgatctgagaattgtactaaagcgactgagaaaaactgtaaagcgactgagaaaaaactgtaaaatagcAAATTATATCCCTAAAGTAATGAGCCACTTTTTAAattatctccttttttttccacccttAGACCTGCATCTTTGACCCCGAACTGGAATACAGCAGATTCAGAAGATAGATGGACTTTTTTACTGTAACCTTTTCCCCATAGATGGACTGTCTGCCTTTTCCACACTAgggcgccctctagtggtttaCAGCTGGTAAAAAGACTAGACCATTTCAGTGTGGCATAACGTACACAACTATAAGCTATTTATGTATATACTAGGGCTCTGCAATCTTACTGTAAACACTAACACTACTTACCGAGCCAAACTCAGCGAGAGacacaaagtcccacttcaccatctacaaaaaatgcttttgtggcTATTGAGCCATTAATTtctgaaaaatataatttacaaatatattcaaTAATTAAATTGTAACAGTGCTACATTTATATTATAATACTTTTGACATCAGCACATGTAGTTTAACATTTTGCCGCAAATCCTATTTTATACACCAATATCTGACTTTTGACATGTAATATATtctagacagacagacagacagatagacagatagacagatagacagatagatagatagatagatagatagatagatagatagatagatagatagatagatagatagatagatagatagatagatagatagatagatagatagatagatagatagatagatagatagatagatagatagatagatagatagatagatagatggatagacgTCTTTGAGGAGTACACGGTTCACCTCACTGCAACCCGTTGAGGTGAGTAAAAAGCCAGGGCAGCAGTTTGGAGATTCCAGTAGGTAATGTGTTTATCAGCTTTACAAAGGTGGAAAACAGAGGACATACTTGACAGTCTTCATTGGATTACACTGATCATCCAATCTTCTTAGTCCAATTCCTTTCACTGATCCTGTGAAGTGAGAAGGGAAAGGGAGCCCTTTGAGGCACCTGCCAGACACTCAAAAAGACTCCACTTCACAAAACTTTTAGTAATTCCAAATTTTATTAAGTCATCTCTTCAGTTATGTCATAGTTCTGTTGCACATCAGAGCATTTTTGCCTCAATTCTCTCTACAGTCAGCTGTAAGTCTTTGTTCAAAATTTAAATAgcaattttttaatgtttttttttctttacacagGTTGTGAGAGTAAAATTAGCTGTGcgtgtcattttaaaaagcagttaTGTGTAGTTTTGTGGCTGTACAAATTCCAGTACAACAAAGAATGAAAATGCTCATGTAcagtaaacaaatgaaaaagtaaaataaagatggGGTTTGATAAAAATACTTGTTCAAGCATGTTCCGTCAAATGAGAAGATACAGTACCTGTCATAAATTTCAATGTAGAGAGAATTTATGTTACCACTTAATggttttttgacaataaaaaacgtgattttatttttctttaaatccataCAAATTGGTAATAATTGTTTTCTCTTCAAAATGAAGTTAATAATTAGTTGCCGTCTCTTTGTAAAAACTATTTACATGTTTGTACATATTGTGTGTTTCAGGGAACAGCTGGAGGTTTTTCTGCAGCATCGCCCTCTTCCACCTTTCCACCATTCTTAAGCAGGAAGAATTTTAGCACAGGGTCAAGGTACTCCATGATGGTGTCTTTCACCCCCTTCTCCAGCAAGTACCCCTCTGTCTCGatctctgtgttttcttttcctgccACTGCCTCCATGGCAGTTTGCAGGAAACGCAAGCTCACCAGCACTGAGCCCTGCAGAGGCATAAGGGAGACTTAGAACAGCTTCAACACCATTTAAGTACGACCTGAGATAAATTTCTGTTACACCACACTGTTGTTGGCAccataaataaatgacaaatgatCAAGGAAGAAGAACTCAGACTTTAAATTTAGATTTAAGCAATTTAAGTTTTAATCTACGTACACAACGGGCACGTGACgcgtttacacatttagacccatggtattcacactggacaagcagggaggggcttctttttttcctttttctactgtttactagcgcatgtcagCATTCTacattggaagaggcttggtgtgaaaagtcaaagtggtgtaaatctcgctccaggctttttcttcttgttgtcatagaattctggccgGCCACAAACCACAATGATTAATTTttcctttatgatcaattttaaaatggttGACATTCTTGTGAATTAGGATACGTCAAATCAAAGTCCTTGATTAGACAAAGTTTGACCAATGGccatgcattttgtacatagagcccaaaaacggtcatAGAAACATGCGTAGCTAGGTataaacgcaagagttttgaaagcGGAAGCCCGAAACCTGCGTTtacatttacataaactttttaTTGGAGGTGGCCGCTTGAACGCGCGTTGCCGAGGGTGAAATTAACATAGTTTTAGAGACAAGGACTTTAAACCCAACCACAAAGAATTGAAACTTGACTTGAGATGTTTGCTTTAGGATAgtactttgagtttttttttattattagattTTAAGACATCTGTTGGTTTTGACTAAGTTTATTCCCTATTGTCTTAgtattctgtttattttgaaaaagcacAGCGATAGTaactgtttaatgttttttttccacttgtcTTTGTAGATTCTCATTCTGCTTAGTAAATTCTATCAATGTTAATAATTAAAGAgatgaaatattttcttttataaaaataaactacgTCCAGGTGACACATTTTTTACCAATTAAgttgatcccccccccccccccccataattaTTACTTTATATTTCCAAAGTGACAATTTGTCACAGCAGCTTGTTCTTTCTACCAAAGTGGTGACTTTGATTGATGAGCCAAGATTTCATACTTAACTTGAATCTATGACCTATACTTGAATTCCAATTGGCTAGATCTGAGACTTGATATGATCTTGTGAACATCACCTTAAGACTGGACTTGAAGCTGCTTCAAAAGACCTAAGACTTGACATGAACATGTGATCAAAGACATGACACTGGCCTTGGACTTAAAAAAGACAAGTGAGCATTTCTCCTTTCACGggaatttgtttagacaaagttgaGACTATGCCCCATTATAATCACATAGTTGCTTGTCAATCATAAGTTTCTGGGTTTAAAGTTACCCTAATGAAAAATCCTAACACTATGTTGACATTGCCTTCTGGAATGTGCATTCCACCAaccacttccaaaaaaagtctgtgtaaacgcgcattttgggcttccaatctgccaaccatttaaaaaattgataatgaaggagaaattaataattgcagtttgtcgCCGGCcggaagaagcccctccctccttGTCCAATGTGAAAACCATGGGCTAAACGCGCATTCTTGAATGCATGTCAAATGCCCGGTATCTTTTGTAAACTTGTTGTCTTCTGACGGTTGCGGATGGAAATCCTTATGAAAACAAATGTCAGTGTTGTAGAGTGTACCTGCAAGATAAAGATCGACAAAACTCCGGCCCCAATGGTGTTCATAAGGCCCATGTAGTAATGGACCAGGGCCTCTCTGCAGCCTCGAAGGTAGATGTTGAGCTCCTCGGTTAGGTAGTCATAGTTGTAGTGAGCAGAGTTGTTGGTGAGTTGATACTGGATGCATGGCCGTGGAGATCTGGGGTTACAGCAGCTGAATGGAACTCCATCCACCAGGTAACGGCCATCCACATTGCTCTTGACACGGCTGAAGTAACAAGGTagagattgatttgatttttaatttcactCTATTTTGGCGTTTGCTGTTACTTACTCTTTTACTTCCTTGGAGCTGAAATCAAGGTAGCGGTTGCTGATCCACTGAACCTCAAACCAGTCCCTGAAGTCGTTGTTTCCACAGCACTCGAATTCCATCTGCAGACGATCGATGTTCTGCTTCTGGAAGCAGCGGCCTGGGGTGTCTGTGTCTTTGTAGAAGCGAATGCCGTTTCTGAGGCCGGCCTTGAGAGAAGATTCCAGACTGCCTTTCATTGCGTAGCTCATGATGACAGAGAGCAGCATGAGAACGGTGAAGAAGCATGAAACCGCAAAGTAAGGCTTCAAGAAATTTTTCCAGCGAGGAAAGCGCCCGGCATCCAGGGCATCCTGACAGATCTTTGACGCAAAGTAGTTTATGCCCAAGGAAGCCAGCCCAACAATCATCAGGGTATTGGGAACAATGTGAATATCTGCGTTATCCATTACCTGTAAGTGAATCACAAAGAGGAGGATTTACTGACGGAATTTATTCAATGAAGATTGTTTTAGAGATTTCTTTTGAGGATGACCTTGCAGCTGCCATTGACCCCCAGAAAACCTTGTTCCAATTTTGCAGGATTCTTAATGGGGAAACTCTCTGTCCCTGATCTCATGAAATTTCAATTTTGATAAGCTAAGCAAGTCAAAAGAATGTTACAGACTGTTACAGactaatttaaaagaaaagaaaaacaaatcctcAGACATGTAGAAGGTATTTAAAGAGCCTATGCCATgcttttcttaacccttgtgctatcttagatgaccccacccttgcattgacgtgttctccctaccatgacaaaggtggataaaggtggaaagatttcttgtaatccatggacaccagtgaggttcacaaatcattgaagaaaaaaggttcagcgcactgtctagtggggtctagatgacccaactcccaatgttaacgtgcctgggatagcacaagggttgcatTGCAACAAttttcaggttgtttttttttaaagtttgtgcaCAAAGTAAcactaaatcattttaaaaaaggttagtgtattcataaaaaaaaatcctttcaaacATTTGTCATTGAATGTTATTTTCCACTATCCTCAATTAAAAGtcctaaaaaaatataaactttgatatttttgctaaaaaatgtatacaaaatCAACATTTGTTTAAGTATTCTTTAACCTTAAGCTTGTAGTGGAAaatcttctgttttttaactgtaaaaaacaaatagtGCAGAATTATGGTGACATACTTCATATGCAGAACGTGTTCAAatacacagaagaagaaaaaaactgtccagtccaaataaatgaatgaagaaaagaaagttttgtAAGGTAATAATCTTCGCACTTCTAATACCTGAAACCTGATATCTATCCATTAACATTGGGGATTCCtgaaaatatttcctttttttttcttttttttaaagcttgtgAAGTAACAAATGTACAGTAAGATATAAAATAcgatcaaatcaaaaaaatttttttttaacttgattcAAGTTCTAATTTGATGGTaataacaaacagaaaaaaatactattcCAGCTGGTTTTATGAATGCTTTAGTCATGGTTAATTTTTTAACTTCTGGAATCTCCACACAAAATTGGAAACATTTATCAGAATCCAGAGGATAATTGCTATCACCAGAGTAATGAGTCATCTTCTTGGTACAGATTTAAGAGCTGAATCTGTAACACAGACTGCTAATTACTGGGATCCAGTGCTTCCTATCTCCACGATGGtgcatcttttttcttctctcttttatgtgggaacaacattttttttcatgtaatatAAAATTACAGCTGCTTAAGTCTGTTGTTTGGACAAAGATGACAGCTTTAAGTGATGGGGATTAGTTTGATTAAGGCTGACAGAGACTTTATGAAGTGATTAGTGAGAATCCAAAGTGGGTCACAGGTTTATCAATGTTCTCTCTGGTCAgtgaaacatatttttgttgatCACATTtatcaacaacaaccaaactGTTTTTCTCAGTACTTGAAATTTAAGACACAATTGACAAAATAGAACAGTTAATATATGATTTTGTGTCTTGACAGTACCAAGAGGGACTGGATTTAGAATGCATTTTGTCTGCAACATTGAAAATGGCTTTGATCAATGTTTCCTCTGCAGACTAACTgaaattgttttaacacatttttttcagcccACTCACTTTTTCACCTCAGCATGATTACCtttcaaaacaatattttcacagagtTTACAGCTGTCAAAGGATAAAAAAGCAATTTCAGAAAgacttcaaagaaaataatatgTATATCTTCCAGTACCTCTGCCCTCCTGAGGAGTTCTGTCTTGAGGAGGCACCCCAGGGTGAAGGTTGTGGCCCCGGCAACTGTGGCACACCAGGAGAGGAGCCACAGTCCCTGGGCCAGCTTCACCCTTTTTTGAAAGGGgaacttcatcttcatcacgACCATGATTGCAGTGAGGGAGTCCGAACCTTACCAGGGGAATAGGGGAAGGAGAGCGACGAGGTGACAAGGGACGATGCTGTTCTCTGTCTGCAGGAGAGGAAGAGAGGTGAGAGGCAGGGCTCCAAAGGCTTAGAGATGACGATGAAGGAAGTGAAACACAACAACTTTGAAAATTGAACCAGCTATGTCAGAAAagtgcacaaataaaaaaagcaaaataatacaaaattataactaaaacaaaatttcctttaaaaggTTTTCAGAAAATCTTTGGACATTAAAGTTTTCCAGGTTTACTGTAAATTCGTGTGCCCCCCTCATGAAAACAGAAGCAGGTAATGCAAAGTTCACCTGAATTTTCTCcacaaaaaatcctaaaaaaagtGCAGTTGTCCCCACAGACCACTGTGCACCTTCCAGTGTGCCACTCAGTGGATTTGGCACACTGGATTTGGCCAACCTGGATGCTGGGAGCGACTTACTGCTAATGCCTACCTATCCTATTAAACTAGCCTGAAGATCCAGGCCACTGTCTGCTCAGCACCCAATACTCATTCAGACATTTGTGAAAGACAAACCCAATTAAACCTGACAGACAGATATGGATATTATTAACATAGATCATTTCTCCATTTCTGGGCCTCCTCTGCTGTGACATTTGACCCAAAGTCTGCTTGTTTCTGTTTGGTCTTCTTTTAGTTTGGTTCGATTTGTATTTCTGCTCCATTTTAGATCTTTTTTGATCTTCAGGATACAGATGATGATGTTCTTTAGATGTATTTCTGTGCAGAGGTCAGTGTCACTCAAAACCCCAGACTTTGCATATTTGCAgcaaagctgcaaaaatgttaaaGCATTTTCTCAAAACTGACATACCTCAGTTTCATGGAAAAGTTTGGGGCAAATCTAATGGCTGATTTGCAAAGAAGTTTTTTGAAAGTGGTTCAAAGGAAGTCCTCTTTTGTCTGAAATGACATCCATCAGGTTGCAATCTTTTTAACGTTTAGCCTCTTAAGACTCaagctaatatttgagctaaccctctACACACAGTCACAGAGCCCAAGTCCAGCAGAACAAACTATTGTAATATAATAAAACCCAacataacccaaaatgtgatgtccacacATGTAGACACCTTATCTTAAGACGTTTAGAATCGTTGTGCAGACAGAAGACGAGAAAGGGAATTGTCTGGCCTACAGATGCAGCACAACAGCTGTCAACCATGGTGGGAGAGGAATCATAATTTGGATTTACATTAAATGCATCAAAAGAATCAGGGAAGCTTCCAGTCAAAGCATATTTGACCCAAAGACTCCACAGATAAATATGTGGCAACGCATTTGACAGTAAAGTGTGGTTAAAATGGGAGTAGCCacttttatgacattttaacaCGTCAACTCAATTATAGTCCATAGTGACAactattgtttttattgcatgtttGTTATGCATTAAAATCAACTGCAGGAGagcttagtaaaaaaaacaagacagttagatcatcagaaatgttttattcagcatttatattgtttttttttaataaacaagaTTTATAAACACCATCatcaaatacatatttttaacacaaaacaatgtAGTCAATCTGTTTGTGCATCTGTGCTCATTCATCAcatgggcaaaaaaaaaaaaattaattcctAACCTAGTTCTCTATTATTTAGGTTTTCTGCCTCTGGCATCAAAGtacccaatgagttatatcactataggagacacgcccgcttgggaagcctggccgacggtggcggagcgcgacgccatcttggtgaggtcgacgacgcccacatgacaatgatttctattgcttttagtggtgtctaggtagcttttatatactatatatatttttacatttatatgtatttatacatatatgtaaatatattatatttatatatataatatatatatagatacatcatttgttgttgttaaagaagagaaacaggcagccttaaaagctcaaactttaatgaaaatgcattgttgcaggacttcttacgaagaaaaaaataatttcaaagagtttttaaaaataatttctaaacatttagaagttttagacctctttgacatgtaatttaaattatttagaaaaacccaacaatgagtcaataataataataataataataataataataataacaaatcaatagtaagtcaatacaaacaataaataaataataagtcaataataataataataataagtctattaataataataataataataataaaataaatattcaaaagaagtccaaaagtgaacaatagatttaccctaaaaaagcaacaactacaacaacaaagaaaaacaatagatttatactgattcatgtgagtgatcaatttggtataacacagatggtatggtgtcgggtttcaagcaaacagtctggcctcttatcaaaatgtgtttccacaaatgtttgtaacatatccagactgtattgctagttggtaccacagttatccatctgggttagatctctttattgctaagatccactttttccttaagtctgaatccattggaaacctgcaagaaaagttcaatcactgagtcagaaatgtataaatctatattactataatagcctagtatgctgtatacaggtttagcaaaataaaatgtacatttatgtcaaaAGCAAATTATACgaacatcatgcagcatgttgataacagccctgcagcatcaagcatgtcaacatgtgtatgattaatgaagcccctgcagctttaaaagaaaaaaattagtacttacctgtgaaatgatataccttcctccttcatggactcagtgctctgattttggcagttgaaacccgcaaaattaactggtattatgcaaaaaatgtgttcacatgcatgcactgcagtagtaacttgacctcaccaagatggcggtgctctcctcccatgaggaaccacagGATGTCTCCTCTAGTTATATAACTCATTGAAAGTACCCCCAGGGTCCCCGTTGGGGGTAACTATGAACGCTTCAGAAACTGAGCAGAGGCCAAACTTGATTCCACCTTTATTACACAACAGTGTCATGATAGGGGCTGCTGGGTAACAGAGTCACTATTCCtttcgtttcattttttttaagataaaatttgtgttttgttaaaaatgtaaattaaatacagttttatagACATTTTAACACTGAGGTAATTTAAGTTTAGTGAATGGATTGTAAAAGGCAAAAGTGCAGTTTAAGGGTCTGTTGTATTGAATATATCATGTGATGTGGTATTCCATTCattaaaatcaaagttttaatttgtttatttgagtatttaaaaaaaaaatcagaataacTACATCTTGCTTTAAACCACCCTTTTCCACATATCCCTTTTGAAGATGACAAGAACAGACCAGGGAAATACTGTTTAATtcctcttttattatttttaccatCAGTATTTGTTCTAGTGTATGCAACGCAGACATAGTTACAAGGTTTTGCTCAATGAAGATTCTGAGCTTTTGATAAATCCTGCAAGAGGGAAAAGAAGACTGCATAACTTCAGCTGCTTTTTTGTTCTAACAAATACTTTGTTACATGG
The DNA window shown above is from Oryzias latipes chromosome 14, ASM223467v1 and carries:
- the LOC101163349 gene encoding peripherin-2-like; protein product: MVVMKMKFPFQKRVKLAQGLWLLSWCATVAGATTFTLGCLLKTELLRRAEVMDNADIHIVPNTLMIVGLASLGINYFASKICQDALDAGRFPRWKNFLKPYFAVSCFFTVLMLLSVIMSYAMKGSLESSLKAGLRNGIRFYKDTDTPGRCFQKQNIDRLQMEFECCGNNDFRDWFEVQWISNRYLDFSSKEVKDRVKSNVDGRYLVDGVPFSCCNPRSPRPCIQYQLTNNSAHYNYDYLTEELNIYLRGCREALVHYYMGLMNTIGAGVLSIFILQGSVLVSLRFLQTAMEAVAGKENTEIETEGYLLEKGVKDTIMEYLDPVLKFFLLKNGGKVEEGDAAEKPPAVP